One Pirellulaceae bacterium DNA segment encodes these proteins:
- a CDS encoding sugar-binding protein translates to MQAIPSIPIRAMLFAIGLTWMFPAVSPAEKPDAGPIRAVVTRAKSSITVDGNLKEFKHAICTPVEFFHPDFKNRAAQFLYLWDDEAFYVGLRTLDEKMFSPVAPLWEGDAVEWYFDTRRDDSFLNQKWGKGSVHCFWTPMKQDQLNPRFCLRPGYLDAIPKTGIEVAARTWKHGLEVEFKLPWVNFPKFAAKTGEVIGIDAELSYSDGGPRSYRSFVFGSPLSVQQPGNLARVRLIDEFRAEDWKTCAAVMMPIRIDTAWSQPQKPQVQARIAMPPNHMQDIGKVSFQLFNLQGKLLGEFSAEETETMQTEGNFVRQLAQWPADFAAPGTYNVVAVIHDSAGAEIARVAPRFVSVNLNQGY, encoded by the coding sequence ATGCAGGCTATTCCCTCCATACCGATACGAGCCATGTTGTTTGCCATCGGTCTAACCTGGATGTTTCCGGCCGTTTCACCGGCAGAAAAGCCCGACGCAGGCCCAATCCGAGCCGTCGTCACTCGAGCCAAATCCAGCATCACCGTCGACGGCAATTTGAAGGAATTCAAGCACGCGATCTGCACTCCTGTCGAATTTTTCCATCCCGATTTTAAAAATCGAGCAGCTCAATTTCTTTATCTTTGGGATGACGAAGCCTTCTACGTGGGCCTCCGTACATTGGATGAAAAGATGTTTTCACCCGTTGCCCCACTCTGGGAGGGCGATGCGGTCGAGTGGTATTTCGACACCCGGCGAGACGATTCGTTCTTGAATCAAAAATGGGGTAAGGGCTCGGTGCATTGCTTCTGGACTCCCATGAAACAAGATCAGCTCAACCCACGTTTTTGTCTTCGTCCTGGCTACCTTGATGCAATCCCAAAAACGGGGATCGAAGTCGCGGCTCGAACTTGGAAACATGGACTGGAAGTCGAGTTCAAGCTCCCCTGGGTTAACTTTCCCAAATTCGCGGCCAAAACTGGCGAAGTCATTGGCATTGACGCCGAACTCTCATACAGCGATGGCGGGCCGCGTTCCTACCGAAGCTTCGTCTTCGGCAGTCCACTTTCTGTACAGCAACCAGGAAACCTTGCCCGCGTCCGACTGATTGATGAATTCCGTGCTGAGGACTGGAAAACTTGCGCCGCAGTAATGATGCCCATTCGCATTGATACGGCTTGGTCACAGCCACAAAAACCTCAGGTCCAAGCTCGCATTGCCATGCCTCCCAATCACATGCAGGACATCGGAAAAGTAAGCTTCCAATTGTTCAATTTGCAGGGAAAGCTGCTGGGAGAATTCAGCGCGGAAGAAACCGAAACGATGCAAACCGAGGGAAACTTTGTTCGGCAGCTGGCTCAATGGCCGGCTGACTTCGCCGCCCCAGGAACCTACAACGTCGTTGCAGTGATTCACGATTCGGCGGGTGCAGAGATCGCTCGCGTAGCTCCACGATTTGTGAGTGTAAACTTGAATCAAGGTTATTAG